GGGCGAATCTATCCCCGGCGCCCGAGCGCGCATACTGCCGAAAGTCGGTAGTGGAGCGGGTTTTGTCAGGACGGTCGCCTTGCGTACACTCGACGTCAGCCGAATTCTCATTCGTGCCTTGGTGCGCCCGATTCCCCCGATCGTGGCCCACCGTGGGCGGCATCTCATTCCCCCCGTGAGATGCCGCCCATTTCCGTTGGGAGCGCTCTCGCTCTCAACTGGTGCTGCGCCATCTCCCGGTTCTGCACGGGAACACCGATGCCGGGGCTTCTGCACAGCACACGGCGTCGGCCGCTGTGCGGCGGTCGCCGTGACCGAGGCTCGGCATAGCTTCGCGTCATGGCCGATTCCTTCGTCATCCAGCCGCGAGGCGGAACGCGCTCAGCGCTCGCTGAAGCGAACGTCTCCGAGCGACTGCGTGTGGACCCGGCCTTCGGACCGCTCGCCGAGCACTGCGTCGATGACACCGTCACCGACGTCTTCGTCAACGGAGCGGACGGATTGTTCATCGACCGGGGGAGCGGCGCCGAGCCCGTGTCCACCTGGAGGGCGTCGGAGCGCGAGGTCCGCGACCTGGCGGTAGCGCTCGTCGGGCTCGGAGGTCGGCACCTCGACGATCAGGCGCCGTGCGTCGATGTGCGCCTCGACTCCGGCATCCGCGTCCACGCCGTGCTGGCGCCGGTGTCGACGACGGGGACCGCGCTGTCCATCCGGATTCCTCGTGTGCGCGCCGCCGACCTCGATGCACTCGCGGCGCTCGGATCCTTCGACGCCCGCCAGCAGAGCTGGCTCACGACGCTGGTCGCCGAGCGGGCGAACATCCTCATCACGGGCGGCACCGGCACGGGCAAGACGACCCTGCTCTCGGCGCTGCTGTCCGAGGTCTCCGCCGCCGAGCGCATCGTCACGATCGAAGACGTCGCGGAGCTCCGCCCTCGCCACCCTCATCACGTCGCGCTCGAGGCGCGTCAGGCCAACCTCGAGGGCGCGGGCGGGATCAGTCTCGCCCGGCTGGTGCGGGAGTCGCTGCGCATGCGGCCCGATCGCCTCGTGGTCGGGGAGTGTCGCGGTGAGGAGGTGCGGGAGCTGCTCACCGCCCTGAACACCGGGCACGACGGCGGCGCGGGCACCCTGCACGCGAGCGGTCTGCGCGACGTGCCGGCGCGCCTCGAGGCGCTCGGGGCCCTCGCCGGGATGGATGCCACGGCGCTCGCCCGGCAGGCCGTCAGCGCCTTCACGATGGTGCTGCACCTCGAGCGCGCGCCCGACGGCACCCGGCGCATCGCCCAGGCGGGACGGCTCGTCCTGGACCGAGAGCGACTCGGCATCGAGGAGGTCTGGCCGTGGTGATCCGGTTCGGCCGACCGGCCGTGATCGAACCCGATGCGGCGGATGCGGCGACCTCGGTGCAGTCCCTCGCCGTGCTGCTCCAGGCGGGCGCCGTGCCGCTCGTCGCCTGGCGACACCTCGCCGAGACAGGCGATCGGCATGCCGCGTCCGTCGTGGACCGCGTGGCGTCGGGGGTGCCCCTGCTCGACGCGATCGAGGCCGAGGGTGGCGCGTGGGCCGATCTGGCCGCCGCGTGGGAGATCGCGACGACCGTCGGCGCGCCGCTGGCCGAGGTGCTCCGCATGATCGCCGAGACGCTGCGTGACGCGGCCTCCGCGGCCGACGACGTGCGCATCGCGCTGGCGGAGCCCGCGGGAACCGCGCGCCTGCTGCTGTGGATGCCGTTCGGCGGACTGCTGCTGGGCTTCGCCCTCGGCTTCGACACGCTGGGCGTGATCATCGCCAACCCGCTCGGCGCCGCGTGTGTGGTGGCGGGGCTGCTGTTGGTGGTGGCCGCGCGGCAGTGGACGCGGAGCCTGCTGAAGAAGGCGCGTCCTGCTCCGGGCACCCCGGGTATGAGGGCCGAGCTGGTCGCCGTCGCGCTCGCCGGCGGTGCCTCCATCGACCGGGCGCTGCGGCTCGTCGCGGAGAGTGCGGTCTCCGGAGCCGGAGAAGAGGAGCGCGTGAGGACCGTGCTGGATCTCTCCCGCGCGGCAGGCGTTCCGGCGGGCGAACTGCTCCGAGCAGCCGCGGCCCAGGACCGGCATTCCGCTCGAGTGCAGGGCCGCCTGCGCGCGGCGAAGCTCTCGACGCGCCTGCTCATCCCGCTCGGCGTCTGCACGCTGCCGGCATTCCTGCTGCTGGGCGTGGCACCGCTGCTGCTCAGCGTGCTCGCCTCGACCCCGCTTCCGCTGTGAACGACAGCGGAAGACATCACAGAGAAAGAAGGAACACCATGAACGCCCTTCCCACGCTGGATCGCCGCCGCGCGGCACGTCTCTTCGGCGACGACACCGGAGCAGCCACAGCCGAGTACGCGATCACGACCATGGCCGCCGTGGCCTTCGCCGGACTGCTCGTCGTCATCATGAGGTCGGACGAGGTGCGCGGCATCCTCACCGACCTCGTGCGCCGAGCGCTCACGGTGGCGTGAGCGTGCTCTCCGCGGCAGCGCGCCTCGGCGGGGAGCGCGGCTCGGTGGCCGCCGAGCTCGCGCTCGCGCTCCCGGCTGTGCTCCTCGCTCTCCTCCTGGGCGCCGGCGCCCTCGGGGCGGCATCCCGTCAGGTCGCTCTGCAGGATGCCGCCGCCGATGCTGCTCGTCTCCTCGGGCGCGGCGAGGGGGCCGGTGCGGCGGAGGGGATCGTGGGCCGCGCCGTCCCGGGAGCGGGGGTCTCGTCATCCCGCTCCGGCGACCTCGTGTGCGTCACCGCATCGATCGACGTGTCGCTCGGCGCCGTCATCCGTCTCCCGTTGCAGGCATCGAGCTGCGCGCTCGACGGCGGCCGCTGATGGCCGGCACGGCGCTCGCGGCGGGCCTCCTGACCGTCGCGGCGGCGCTCTCCCTGGGGCTCGCCGCCGTCGGCGGGGCGGCCGTGACGGCTCAGCGCGCCGCCGGGGCAGCCGACGCCGCCGCGCTCGCCGCCGCCGATGCCGCCAGCGGTGCGGTGCCGTCGGCCGACGGCCCCTGCGCACTCGCGGCGCGGGTGGCGGGAGCCTCCGGAGCGACCCTCACCGGGTGCACCGTGCAGGGCTTCGTGGCGACTGTGCAGGTGCAGGCGGCGTACGCTGGTCTGGCTGCCGTCTCCCGCGCCCGTGCCGGGCCACCCGAGGGTCACTGACGGCCGCGCGACCTCACTCACTGTGAACGACCCCACACAGTGGTGTGTATGGTGTGCTTCGAAGAAAGGACGCCCCCTTGGCTGAAGGCAAGAAGCTCGTCATCGTCGAGTCCCCGACGAAGATGCGGTCTATTCAGGGATACCTCGGCGACGGCTATGAGGTGCTCAGCTCCGTCGGCCACATCCGCGACCTCGCTGACAAGAAGGACATCCCGGCCGCCGACAAGGAGGCGTACGGGAAGTACTCGATCGACATCGAGAACGGCTTCGACCCGTACTACGTGGTCTCCGATCGGAAGACCAAGACGGTCGCCGAGCTCAAGCGCGCGCTCAAGACCGCCGACGAGCTCCTGCTCGCCACTGATGAGGACCGCGAGGGCGAGGCGATCGCCTGGCACCTGCTCGAGACTCTGAAGCCCAAGGTTCCCGTCAAGCGCATGGTCTTCCACGAGATCACCAAGGACGCGATCCAGGCGGCTGTGGGAAACACCCGCGAGCTCGACCACGACCTCGTCGACGCGCAGGAGACCCGCCGCATCCTCGACCGCCTCTACGGCTGGGACGTCTCGCCGGTGCTCTGGTACAAGGTCAAGACCGGCATCTCCGCCGGGCGCGTGCAGTCCGCCGCCACCCGCCTGATCGTCGACCGCGAACGCGAGCGCATGGCGTTCGTCTCGGCGGAGTACTGGGACGTCGATGCCGCCGCCGCAGCGACGGGGACGTCCTTCAAGATCCGCCTCGTCCGGGTCGACGGCGGGCAGCTCGCCCGCGGCACCGACTTCGACGACACCGGCAAGCTCAAGAAGGCCGTCGTCATCCTCGACGAGGCCACGGCCGCGTCGCTCGCCCAAGCCGTCGACGCCGTCGGTGCCGGCACCGTGACCAAGGTCGAGGCGAAGCCCGGAACCCGCAGCCCCTACGCGCCGTTCACGACCTCGACCATGCAGCAGGAAGCCGGCCGCAAGCTCTCGATGGGCGCGAAGCAGGCGATGGGCGTCGCCCAGCGTCTGTACGAGAAGGGCTACATCACCTATATGCGCACCGACTCCACGGCGCTGAGCACCCAGGCGGTGCAGGCGGCGCGGAGCCAGGCGGTCGCGCTCTACGGCGACGCCGCGGTGCCGCTGAAGCCGCGCGTCTACAAGTCGAAGAGCAAGAACGCGCAGGAGGCTCACGAGGCGATCCGTCCCTCGGGCGAGAACTTCCGCACGCCGGCATCCCTCTCCAGCGAGCTCGACCGCGACGAGCAGCGTCTCTACGACCTCATCTGGAAGCGCACCGTCGCCAGCCAGATGGCCGACGCGAAGTACGAGACGACGACCGTCACGATCGCCGTCGACACCTCCGCAGAGCTCAAGGGGCAGGGCGCCGCCCAGCTCGCCGAGTTCACGGCATCCGGCACCGTCTACACCTTCAAGGGCTTCCTCGAGGCCTACGAAGAGGGGCGCGACGAGAAGCGCGGGGATGCGGACGCGGCGGAGAACCAGTCCCTGCCCGCCGTCGCCGTCGGCGACGCGCTCGCCGTCTCGGATGCCGAGGCCAAGGGCCACCGCACCACGCCCAAGCCCCGCTACACCGAGGCCTCGCTCGTCAAGGTGCTCGAGGAGAAGGGCATCGGCCGCCCGTCGACCTTCGCCTCGATCCCCGAGACGATCCTCGACCGCGGCTACGCCGTCAAGCGCGGCCAGGCGCTCGTTCCCACCTGGCTCGCGTTCAGCGTGGTGCGTCTGCTCGAGGAGCACTTCGCCGCGCTCGTCGACTACGACTTCACTGCGGCGCTCGAAGACGATCTCGACACGATCGCGCGCGGCGAGCAGAACCGGGTGGAGTGGCTCAAGTCGTTCTACTTCGGATCCGAGAGCCGCACCGGCCTCCGCCAGGTCGTCGACAACCTCGGCGAGATCGACGCCCGTGCGCTGAACTCCACCCGCATCACCGACACGGCCACGCTCCGATTCGGCAAGTACGGTCCCTACCTCGAGGTCGCCGATCCGGAGAACCCCGATGCCAAGCCGCGCATCGTCAACGTGCCGGAGGACCTCGCGCCCGACGAGCTCACGCAGGCGAAGGCGCAGGAGCTCATCGATGCTCCCGTCGCCGGCGACCGCGTGCTGGGGGAGAACCCCGAGAACGGCAAGATCATCGTCGTCAAGGACGGTCGATTCGGCCCCTACGTGCAGGAGAACGACCCGGTGTCGGAGGATGCCGCGGTCGACGAGTCGACCGGCGAGGTCGTCGAGGCTCCCAAGCCCAAGCGGGGAGCCAAGAAGGAGACGGCCCCCAAGCCCCGCACCGGGTCGCTGTTCCGCTCGATGTCGGTCGACTCGATCGATCTCGAGACGGCCCTGCAGCTGCTGAACCTCCCGCGCGTCGTCGGCACCGATCCGGAGTCGGGTGAGGAGATCACGGCCCAGAACGGTCGGTTCGGTCCGTACCTGAAGAAGGGCACGGACTCGCGGTCGCTCGAGAGCGAATCGCAGATCTTCGATGTCACGCTCGAGCAGGCGCTCGAGATCTACGCGCAGCCGAAGTACGGCGCTCGACGCGCGTCCAGCGCGCTCGCCGAGTTCGACGCCGACCCGGTCAGCGGCAAGCCGATCCGCATCCGCGACGGTCGTTTCGGGGCGTACGTGACCGACAGCGAGACCAACGTCACGATCCCGCGCGGACAGAAGGTCGAGGACATCACGTTCGAGATCGCCGTGCAGATGCTCGCCGACAAGCGCGCGAAGGGGCCGGCTCCCAAGCGCGGTGCCAAGAAGCCCGTAGCGAAGAAGGCTCCCGCGAAGAAGCCGGCGGCGAAGAAGCCGGCGGCGAAGACCGCTGCGGGGAAGACCACGACGGCGAAGACCGCGGCCAAGAAGCCGGCCGCCAAGAAGCCGGCCGCCAAGAAGACGGATGCCGCGACCTCGGCCGCGCGCTCGGCCGCGGCGAAGAAGGCCGCCGCGACACGGGCCGCGAACGCCGCTGCGAAGGCGGGCTCGTGACCCCAGGCGGTGGTGTGTGGATCACGCTCGAAGGCGGCGACGGCTCGGGCAAGACCACGCAGTCGAATCTGCTCGCCTCCTGGTTGACGGATGCCGGGCGCACGGTCGTGCGTACCCGTGAACCCGGCGGGTCAGAGGTCGGTCAGCTGATCCGCGACATCGTGCTGCATCACCGCGGCGATATCGCGCCGCGTGCGGAGGCGCTGCTGTATGCGGCCGACCGGGCGCACCATGTCGCGACCGTGGTCCGGCCCGCCCTCGACCGCGGCGAGGTCGTGCTGCAGGACCGCTATCTCGACTCCTCGGTCGCGTATCAGGGTGCGGGACGCGTGCTCGACGCGACCGAGATCCGCGACCTGTCGCTCTGGGCCGCCGAGGGCGCGCTGCCCGATCTCACGATCCTGCTCGACCTTGACCCCGGCGCGGCGCGCGTGCGCCTCGATTCCGCGGACAAGCCCTTCGATCGGCTCGAGGCGGAGCAGGTCGACTTCCACGCGCGGGTCAGGGACGCCTACCTGGCGCTGGCCGCTGCCGAGCCCGAACGGTTCCTGGTGGTCGACGCCGCCGCATCCGCCGACGACATCGCCGGGCTGATCCGCGCCCGCGTCGACAGCCTGCTCGCCTCACGGTGAGCCGGCACCCGCGGTCGCGGGGGCCGCGCCGATGCCGTGCCGCGGGCGTCGGTGCTCCCGATTAGGCTGAGGTCATGCCCCAGACCGTCGCCGCCCCGTTCCCGTGGGCCGATGTGTGGGGGCAGGACGCAGCGGTCGAGACGCTCCGCGCCGCAGCATCCGATCCTGCAGCGCTCTCGCACGCCTGGCTGATCACCGGTCCACCCGGGTCCGGCCGTTCGACGCTCGCGCACGCCTTCGCCGCCGCGCTGGTCGCCGATCGTCCCGACGACGAGGCGGCGATGCGCCAGGTGCTCGCCGGCACGCATCCCGACGTCACGGCGCTGCGCACCGACAAGGTCATCATCACCATCGCCGAGGCGCGCGCGCTCGTCGAGCGCTCGTACTTCGCGCCCTCCGCCGGACGATACCGGGTGATCGTCGTCGAAGACGCCGATCGCATGGTCGAGCGCACCTCGAACGTGCTGCTGAAAGCGCTGGAGGAGCCCCCGGAGCAGACCGTCTGGATCCTGTGCGCCCCGAGCGAGGCCGACCTGCTGCCGACCATCCGCTCCCGGGTGCGGTCGCTGCGGCTCCGCGAGCCCGACGTGGCCGACGTCGCGCGTCTGATCAGCCTGCGGACCGGCGTCGACGGGGAGATCGCCGAGCAGGCCGCCCGGCATGCGCAACGCCACATCGGCATGGCGCAGCGGCTCGCGACCGATGAATCGGCTCGCCGTCGGCGCGACGAGACCCTGCGCTCCGTCCTCGGCGTGCGCGGTGTCGGCGACGCCGTCGAGGTGGCCGGTCGCATCATCCAGGCCGCCACCGAGGACGCGAAAGCGCTCACGGCCGAGCGCGATGCGACGGAGAGGGCCTCGATGCTCCGGACCGTGGGCATCGCCGAGGGGCAGCCCGTCCCGCCGGCTCTGCGCACGCAGCTCTCCGCTCTCGAGGACGACCAGAAGAAGCGCGCCACGCGCAGTCTGCGTGACGGCATCGACCGGGTGCTCACCGACCTCCAATCCCTGTTCCGCGACGTCGTCATGCTGCAGTTCGGCAGAGATGACGATCTGATCAACACCGAGCTGCGCGCCGAGCTGGCAGGCCTCGCATCCGCCTGGCCCGAGACACGTACTCTTGTCGTACTTGACCACCTTGCCGAGACGCGGCAGTCGCTGGAGCGCAACGTCGCCCCGCTGCTCGCCCTGGAGAGCTTGCTCGTGACGATCACGAGCGGGAGGAAACCGTGAACAACCGATCGACTTCCCGCTTCCGCCGCGCCGCCGCGATCGTCGCCGGCCTGGCAGCGGCATCCGTCGCCCTCTCCGGGTGCCTGTACGCCATGATCCCCGAGCAGGCGGCTCCGCGGCCGTCGACGACGAACGCGCCCGACACCGAGGGCGTCTCCGCCGACCTGCTCCCGTTCTACTCGCAGACGCTCACGTGGACGACGTGCGGCACCGGCTTCGACTGCACCGACGTGACGGCGCCGCTCGACTGGGAGAACCCGAGCGCGGGGGAGATCACGCTCTCCGTGGTGCGCCACCAGGCCGAGGGCACCGCGATCGGCTCCCTGCTGACCAACCCGGGCGGGCCCGGTGCCAGCGGCGTCGAGCTCATCCAGGGCAGCCTCGACTTCGCGGTCGGAGCAGACCTCATCGAGAACTATGACGTGATCGGCTTCGATCCTCGCGGTGTCGGCGCTTCGACGGCCGTCACCTGCTATGACGCAGCGCAGATGGACGACTACCTCTACACGATCCCCGACGCCCCGCGCGGGACGCCCGAGTGGGAGGCCGAGCTGCTCGAGTCGCACAAGGCCTTCGCCGAGGCGTGCGACGCGAACAGCGGCGGCATCCTGCCCCACATCACCACGATCAACTCCGCTCGCGACATGGATCTGATCCGTGCGGTGCTCGGCGACAAGCAGTTGAACTACCTCGGCTACTCCTACGGCACCTTCCTCGGCGCCACCTACGCGAAGCTGTACCCCGAGAAGGCCGGTCGGCTCGTGCTCGACGGCGCGATCGACCCCGCGGTCCCGGGCCTCGAGGTCGGCGCGACCCAGGCCCTCGGCTTCGAATCGGCGCTGCGCGCCTACATGCAGAACTGCCTCGATTCCGGAAGCTGCCCGTTCAACGGCACGGTCGACGAGGCGATGGCCGACCTCGGAGCCCTGCTCGCGAGCGCCGACCGCACGCCGCTGAAGAACGGCGACGGACGCCTGATGGGCGCCGACTCGATGATGACCGCCATCATCGCGGCGCTCTACTCGGAAGACAGCTGGGGCTACCTCACCCAGGCGCTCGACGAGGCGCTGCAGGGCGACCCGACGACCGCCTTCCTGCTCGCCGACTTCTACAACGAGCGGGAGAACGGCGCCTACCTCAGCAACTCCTCCGAGGCGTTCCGTGCGTACAACTGCATGGACTACCCGGTCGAGGACGACCCCGATGCCGAGGCCGCGATCACGAAGAAGATCGCCGAGGGCGCTCCGACCATCGCCCCCTACTGGAACGGCCCCGACTCGTGCTCGGTCTGGCCGTACCCGCCCACGGGAACCCGCGGTGAGATCAAGGCCGAGGGCGCGGGGCCGATCCTCGTGATCGGCACCACGAACGATCCGGCGACGCCGTACGAGTGGTCCGAGTCGCTCGCGAACCAGCTGGAGGAGGGTGTCCTCATCACCCGTGTCGGCGAAGGCCACACCGGCTACAACAAGGGCAACGCCTGTGTCGACGACGCCGTGGAGGCGTTCCTGCTCGACGACGTGGTGCCGGAGGACGGTCTGCGCTGCGAGTGATGCGGGCTCGATTCGCGACGAGCCGCGAGACAGGGTAATATCGGTGATCGCGCCGCTCACGCGTCGCACGCCGCTTTAGCTCAGTCGGCAGAGCATTTCACTCGTAATGAAAAGGTCGTCAGTTCGATTCTGACAAGCGGCTCCGAAGGCCCCGTGATGCGAAGAACATCACGGGGCCTTTCCCTTTCCCCACGGCGTACCCTCGAACCATGAGCAGAGCGCTTCTCATCGTCGATGTCCAGAACGACTTCACCGAAGGCGGCGCCCTCGCCGTCGCCGGGGGCGACGCGGTGGCCTCCGCCGTCTCCACGTTCCTGGCCGTGCACGCAGCCGACTATGCGGTGATCGTCGCGTCGCGCGACTGGCACGATGCCGAGGGCGACAACGGCGGGCACTTCGCGGCGGAGCCGGACTACGTCGACACCTGGCCGGCCCACTGCGTCGCCGGGACCGAGGGGGCGGAGTACGACCCCCTGTTGACGACGGATGCCGTGACGCATCATGTGCAGAAGGGACAGGGCGTTGCCGCCTACTCGATGTTCGAGGGCGTGACAGACGAGGGATCGACCGTCGGCGCCGTGCTCACCGGAGCCGGGGTGCTCACAGCGGATGTCGTGGGCATCGCGACCGACCACTGCGTACGGGCGACCGCCCTCGACGCGATCGCCCACGGCGTGCGGGTGCGCGTGCTCACCGATCTCGTCGCGGGCGTCGGTGCGGAATCCAGCGAGGCTGCCCTCGCCGAGCTCGCGCACGCGGGCGCCGAGCTCGTCGAGAGCGCAGAGGCGTGACCCGCAGCGTCCTGCTGCTGCGGGCCGTGAACGTGAGCGGGCGCAACAGCGTGCCGATGGCGCGGCTGCGCGACGTCCTGGCCGCGGAGACCGACCTCGAGGACGTCTCCACGTACATCGCCAGCGGGAACATCATCTGCGAGACGCCGACCACGCCGGATGCGGCCTGCACCGCCGTGCGGAAGGCGATTGCCGCGGAGTTCGGCGTCGACACCCCCGTGATCCATCGCCGCCATGCGCAGCTCGTGGCCTCCGAGAAGACTCAGCCGTTCCCCGACGGTGAGGAGAAGTTCGTGCACGCCATGTTCCTCGAGAGGGCCGGCAAGGCGGGCGCGCTCGAGGCGCTGGAGGAGCGGCTCCAGCCCGGAGAGCGCCTCGCGCTCGTGGACGACGATCTCTGGATCGACTATGGCAGCGGCGGCGTGCACTCGACGAAGCTGACGAAGGCGGTGCTGGACCGCGCTCTCGGCGTCGCGGGCACCGCGCGCAACCTCCGCACGGTCCGGAAGCTCATCGAGCTGACCGCGTGAGCGCTGCGGATGCCGTCGAGCTGGCGCTGCCCTTCACCGGGCGGTGGCTGGTGCAGAACAGCCCGGCTGCGCGAGTTCCCAGCCACGGCACCACGCTCTTCGGCACCTCGCACGCGATCGACTTCGTGCCCGTCGGCGAAGACGGACGGAGTGCACCTCGCACGCTGAGGAGCGTCTTCGGCACGGAGCG
This genomic interval from Microbacterium sp. LWH11-1.2 contains the following:
- a CDS encoding helicase, translating into MAGTALAAGLLTVAAALSLGLAAVGGAAVTAQRAAGAADAAALAAADAASGAVPSADGPCALAARVAGASGATLTGCTVQGFVATVQVQAAYAGLAAVSRARAGPPEGH
- a CDS encoding isochorismatase family protein; the encoded protein is MSRALLIVDVQNDFTEGGALAVAGGDAVASAVSTFLAVHAADYAVIVASRDWHDAEGDNGGHFAAEPDYVDTWPAHCVAGTEGAEYDPLLTTDAVTHHVQKGQGVAAYSMFEGVTDEGSTVGAVLTGAGVLTADVVGIATDHCVRATALDAIAHGVRVRVLTDLVAGVGAESSEAALAELAHAGAELVESAEA
- the tmk gene encoding dTMP kinase; its protein translation is MTPGGGVWITLEGGDGSGKTTQSNLLASWLTDAGRTVVRTREPGGSEVGQLIRDIVLHHRGDIAPRAEALLYAADRAHHVATVVRPALDRGEVVLQDRYLDSSVAYQGAGRVLDATEIRDLSLWAAEGALPDLTILLDLDPGAARVRLDSADKPFDRLEAEQVDFHARVRDAYLALAAAEPERFLVVDAAASADDIAGLIRARVDSLLASR
- a CDS encoding DUF1697 domain-containing protein, which encodes MTRSVLLLRAVNVSGRNSVPMARLRDVLAAETDLEDVSTYIASGNIICETPTTPDAACTAVRKAIAAEFGVDTPVIHRRHAQLVASEKTQPFPDGEEKFVHAMFLERAGKAGALEALEERLQPGERLALVDDDLWIDYGSGGVHSTKLTKAVLDRALGVAGTARNLRTVRKLIELTA
- a CDS encoding TadA family conjugal transfer-associated ATPase; the protein is MADSFVIQPRGGTRSALAEANVSERLRVDPAFGPLAEHCVDDTVTDVFVNGADGLFIDRGSGAEPVSTWRASEREVRDLAVALVGLGGRHLDDQAPCVDVRLDSGIRVHAVLAPVSTTGTALSIRIPRVRAADLDALAALGSFDARQQSWLTTLVAERANILITGGTGTGKTTLLSALLSEVSAAERIVTIEDVAELRPRHPHHVALEARQANLEGAGGISLARLVRESLRMRPDRLVVGECRGEEVRELLTALNTGHDGGAGTLHASGLRDVPARLEALGALAGMDATALARQAVSAFTMVLHLERAPDGTRRIAQAGRLVLDRERLGIEEVWPW
- a CDS encoding DNA polymerase III subunit delta'; the protein is MPQTVAAPFPWADVWGQDAAVETLRAAASDPAALSHAWLITGPPGSGRSTLAHAFAAALVADRPDDEAAMRQVLAGTHPDVTALRTDKVIITIAEARALVERSYFAPSAGRYRVIVVEDADRMVERTSNVLLKALEEPPEQTVWILCAPSEADLLPTIRSRVRSLRLREPDVADVARLISLRTGVDGEIAEQAARHAQRHIGMAQRLATDESARRRRDETLRSVLGVRGVGDAVEVAGRIIQAATEDAKALTAERDATERASMLRTVGIAEGQPVPPALRTQLSALEDDQKKRATRSLRDGIDRVLTDLQSLFRDVVMLQFGRDDDLINTELRAELAGLASAWPETRTLVVLDHLAETRQSLERNVAPLLALESLLVTITSGRKP
- the topA gene encoding type I DNA topoisomerase produces the protein MAEGKKLVIVESPTKMRSIQGYLGDGYEVLSSVGHIRDLADKKDIPAADKEAYGKYSIDIENGFDPYYVVSDRKTKTVAELKRALKTADELLLATDEDREGEAIAWHLLETLKPKVPVKRMVFHEITKDAIQAAVGNTRELDHDLVDAQETRRILDRLYGWDVSPVLWYKVKTGISAGRVQSAATRLIVDRERERMAFVSAEYWDVDAAAAATGTSFKIRLVRVDGGQLARGTDFDDTGKLKKAVVILDEATAASLAQAVDAVGAGTVTKVEAKPGTRSPYAPFTTSTMQQEAGRKLSMGAKQAMGVAQRLYEKGYITYMRTDSTALSTQAVQAARSQAVALYGDAAVPLKPRVYKSKSKNAQEAHEAIRPSGENFRTPASLSSELDRDEQRLYDLIWKRTVASQMADAKYETTTVTIAVDTSAELKGQGAAQLAEFTASGTVYTFKGFLEAYEEGRDEKRGDADAAENQSLPAVAVGDALAVSDAEAKGHRTTPKPRYTEASLVKVLEEKGIGRPSTFASIPETILDRGYAVKRGQALVPTWLAFSVVRLLEEHFAALVDYDFTAALEDDLDTIARGEQNRVEWLKSFYFGSESRTGLRQVVDNLGEIDARALNSTRITDTATLRFGKYGPYLEVADPENPDAKPRIVNVPEDLAPDELTQAKAQELIDAPVAGDRVLGENPENGKIIVVKDGRFGPYVQENDPVSEDAAVDESTGEVVEAPKPKRGAKKETAPKPRTGSLFRSMSVDSIDLETALQLLNLPRVVGTDPESGEEITAQNGRFGPYLKKGTDSRSLESESQIFDVTLEQALEIYAQPKYGARRASSALAEFDADPVSGKPIRIRDGRFGAYVTDSETNVTIPRGQKVEDITFEIAVQMLADKRAKGPAPKRGAKKPVAKKAPAKKPAAKKPAAKTAAGKTTTAKTAAKKPAAKKPAAKKTDAATSAARSAAAKKAAATRAANAAAKAGS
- a CDS encoding DUF4244 domain-containing protein gives rise to the protein MNALPTLDRRRAARLFGDDTGAATAEYAITTMAAVAFAGLLVVIMRSDEVRGILTDLVRRALTVA
- a CDS encoding alpha/beta hydrolase, coding for MNNRSTSRFRRAAAIVAGLAAASVALSGCLYAMIPEQAAPRPSTTNAPDTEGVSADLLPFYSQTLTWTTCGTGFDCTDVTAPLDWENPSAGEITLSVVRHQAEGTAIGSLLTNPGGPGASGVELIQGSLDFAVGADLIENYDVIGFDPRGVGASTAVTCYDAAQMDDYLYTIPDAPRGTPEWEAELLESHKAFAEACDANSGGILPHITTINSARDMDLIRAVLGDKQLNYLGYSYGTFLGATYAKLYPEKAGRLVLDGAIDPAVPGLEVGATQALGFESALRAYMQNCLDSGSCPFNGTVDEAMADLGALLASADRTPLKNGDGRLMGADSMMTAIIAALYSEDSWGYLTQALDEALQGDPTTAFLLADFYNERENGAYLSNSSEAFRAYNCMDYPVEDDPDAEAAITKKIAEGAPTIAPYWNGPDSCSVWPYPPTGTRGEIKAEGAGPILVIGTTNDPATPYEWSESLANQLEEGVLITRVGEGHTGYNKGNACVDDAVEAFLLDDVVPEDGLRCE
- a CDS encoding type II secretion system F family protein translates to MVIRFGRPAVIEPDAADAATSVQSLAVLLQAGAVPLVAWRHLAETGDRHAASVVDRVASGVPLLDAIEAEGGAWADLAAAWEIATTVGAPLAEVLRMIAETLRDAASAADDVRIALAEPAGTARLLLWMPFGGLLLGFALGFDTLGVIIANPLGAACVVAGLLLVVAARQWTRSLLKKARPAPGTPGMRAELVAVALAGGASIDRALRLVAESAVSGAGEEERVRTVLDLSRAAGVPAGELLRAAAAQDRHSARVQGRLRAAKLSTRLLIPLGVCTLPAFLLLGVAPLLLSVLASTPLPL
- a CDS encoding TadE family type IV pilus minor pilin, which produces MSVLSAAARLGGERGSVAAELALALPAVLLALLLGAGALGAASRQVALQDAAADAARLLGRGEGAGAAEGIVGRAVPGAGVSSSRSGDLVCVTASIDVSLGAVIRLPLQASSCALDGGR